One segment of Panicum virgatum strain AP13 chromosome 1K, P.virgatum_v5, whole genome shotgun sequence DNA contains the following:
- the LOC120687358 gene encoding F-box/kelch-repeat protein At1g80440-like: protein MIPTPDTGDRKQEPAAAPEPSGTGDLIPGLPEDLARECLVRLGFDQLPASRRVSRGWKAEVESPFHHRLRRRRPLLALAQARPPLAGSGPARKYAAAGGYSYRLVLHDPAAGTWTPLPAIPGGGGGLPLFCQLVAVGEGPATKLVVLGGWDPETWAPTAAVHVYDFVAGLWRRGADMPPPRRSFFACAAAGGRVFVAGGHDEEKNALRSAAAYDAEADAWAALPDMARERDEARGVRAGARFVALGGYPTEAQGRFAGSAEAFDPATWSWGPVTERVIEDGACPRTCCAAPGTSIDSGMYMLRDGHVMARDAGEGGVWRAVARVPEDGRAAAAEVAAFGDGRVAVVGSACPGAEQTVYVLSHGGAAAPSWTHAAAPPEFTGHVQAICCVQI from the coding sequence ATGATTCCCACTCCGGACACCGGCGATCGCAAGCaagagcccgcggcggcgcccgagcCGTCGGGCACGGGCGACCTCATCCCGGGGCTCCCGGAGGACCTGGCCCGGGAGTGCCTGGTGCGGCTCGGGTTCGACCAGCTCCCCGCGTCGCGCCGCGTCTCGCGCGGGTGGAAGGCGGAGGTCGAGTCGCCcttccaccaccgcctccgccggcgccggccgctccTCGCGCTCGCGCAGGCGCGGCCCCCGCTCGCGGGCTCCGGCCCGGCGCGCAAGTACGCCGCCGCGGGGGGCTACTCCTACCGCCTCGTGCTGCACGACCCGGCCGCCGGCACGTGGACGCCGCTGCCGGccatccccggcggcggcggcggcctcccgcTGTTCTGCCAGCTCGTTGCGGTCGGCGAGGGCCCGGCGACGAAGCTGGTGGTGCTGGGCGGGTGGGACCCCGAGACGTGGGCGCCGACGGCCGCGGTGCACGTGTACGACTTCGTGGCCGGCCTCTGGCGCCGCGGCGCGgacatgccgccgccgcggcggtccTTCTTcgcgtgcgcggcggccggcggcagggtgTTCGTCGCGGGCGGCCACGACGAGGAGAAGAACGCGctgcggtcggcggcggcctaCGACGCCGAGGCCGACGCGTGGGCGGCGCTGCCGGACATGGCGCGGGAGCGGGACGAGGCCAGGGGCGTCCGCGCCGGCGCCCGGTTCGTCGCGCTCGGCGGGTACCCGACGGAGGCGCAGGGGCGGTTCGCGGGCTCCGCCGAGGCGTTCGACCCGGCCACCTGGTCGTGGGGGCCCGTGACGGAACGGGTGATCGAAGACGGCGCGTGCCCGAGGACCTGCTGCGCCGCGCCGGGGACCAGCATCGACAGCGGGATGTACATGCTCCGCGACGGGCACGTCATGGCGCGggacgccggcgagggcggcgtgTGGCGAGCCGTGGCGCGCGTGCCGGAGgacgggcgcgcggcggcggcggaggtcgcaGCCTTCGGGGACGGCCGCGTGGCTGTCGTCGGCTCCGCGTGCCCCGGCGCCGAGCAGACCGTGTACGTGCTGAgccacggcggggcggcggcgccgtcgtggacgcacgccgccgcgccgccggagtTCACCGGGCACGTGCAGGCCATATGCTGTGTACAGATATAG
- the LOC120687436 gene encoding transcription factor TIP2-like yields the protein MYHPQCEHLMAHESRDLDAGQPHLTASAGVAAIPTELSFHLLHSLAAAAAVSTVMPQPTIDYFFGAAADPHQPAVQYEPLPPTHQQHTMNMLRDYCNGVGHYAAAEPYLRGAGTGALVFSATNDESAAAYMPAGPFESSPPPRATGGRKRSRALMSGGGFHGGPANGGVEKEKQRRLRLTEKYTALRLLIPNRTKDDKATVISDAIEYIQELGRTVEELTLLVGKKRRRMELQGDVVDVAAPVAGEAESSEGEVAPPPAAAAQQRQPIRSTYIQRRSKDTSVDVRIMEEDVNIKLATKRRRDGCLAAASRALDDLRLDLVPSPAARSATATSTCSTPRRPALSSCPSADCRGDTETGHRQ from the exons ATGTATCACCCGCAGTGCGAGCACCTGATGGCGCACGAGAGCCGCGACCTGGACGCCGGCCAGCCGCACCtcaccgcctccgccggcgtTGCGGCCATCCCGACGGAGCTCAGCTTCCACCTGCTAcactccctcgccgccgccgcggcggtgtcCACCGTCATGCCGCAGCCCACCATCGACTACTTCTTCGGCGCCGCCGCTGATCCTCACCAGCCGGCGGTGCAGTACGAGCCGCTGCCCCCCACCCACCAGCAGCACACCATGAACATGCTGCGCGACTATTGCAACGGCGTCGGCCactacgccgccgccgagccgtaCCTCCGCGGGGCAGGGACCGGCGCCCTCGTCTTCAGCGCCACCAACGACGAGTCGGCTGCTGCCTACATGCCCGCGGGGCCCTTTGAGAGCTCCCCGCCGCCACGGGCCACCGGCGGCAGGAAGCGAAGCAGGGCGCtgatgagcggcggcggcttccatgGTGGGCCAGCCAACGGCGGCGTCGAGAAGGAGAAGCAGCGCCGGCTGCGGCTCACCGAGAAGTACACCGCCCTTAGGCTCCTCATCCCCAACCGTACAAAG GATGATAAGGCGACGGTGATCTCGGACGCGATCGAGTACATCCAGGAGCTGGGGAGGACGGTGGAGGAGCTGACGCTGCTGGTGGGGAagaagcggcggcggatggAGCTGCAGGGGGACGTGGTGGacgtggcggcgccggtggcgggTGAGGCCGAGAGCTCGGAGGGcgaggtggcgccgccgccggcggcggccgcgcagcAGCGGCAGCCGATCCGGAGCACGTACATCCAGCGCCGGAGCAAGGACACGTCCGTGGACGTGCGGATCATGGAGGAGGACGTGAACATCAAGCTCGCCACCAAGCGCCGGCGGGACGGGTGCCTCGCGGCCGCGTCGCGCGCGCTGGACGACCTCCGGCTCGACCTCGTCCCCTCTCCGGCGGCAAGATCGGCGACTGCCACATCTACATGTTCAACACCAAG AAGGCCTGCGCTGTCATCTTGTCCCTCGGCTGACTGCAGAGGCGACACTGAAACTGGCCACCGTCAATGA